One window from the genome of Commensalibacter oyaizuii encodes:
- a CDS encoding glucosamine inositolphosphorylceramide transferase family protein has translation MSIFETDIWRLGIIKAPIHEVISKQEVQHVYWLDEEPKLKFLADPFGLYKNNKLYIFAEAYDYRNRHGYIELLVFNHLLQLLDRRPVLQEPWHLSYPMIIEDRGEIYMLPEAYKSGKTTLYKAIEFPYRWEKVKQFNFPEIVIDPTVTFYQGLWWMFYTSADSGYSRQGNLSVAYTDDLMGSWSLHPSNPVRITPFSARPGGNAVVTKKGIILPTQNCTRTYGGSLSFLQITTLTPNSFEAHVVGSLKTNTIFDSYRNGIHTLSAAGDYTLIDAKQIIKRPFHRLITDSNYYVKRCIKSPVF, from the coding sequence GTGTCTATTTTCGAGACAGATATTTGGCGTTTAGGTATTATTAAAGCACCGATTCACGAGGTGATTTCTAAACAAGAAGTACAACATGTGTATTGGTTGGATGAAGAGCCAAAGTTAAAATTTCTAGCAGATCCATTTGGGTTATATAAGAATAACAAGCTATATATTTTTGCAGAAGCTTATGATTATCGGAATAGACACGGTTACATAGAGCTTTTAGTATTTAATCATTTGTTACAACTTTTGGATCGACGTCCTGTATTACAAGAACCTTGGCATTTATCCTATCCCATGATTATAGAGGATCGAGGCGAAATTTATATGCTGCCCGAGGCCTATAAATCTGGAAAAACGACATTATACAAAGCGATCGAATTTCCGTATCGATGGGAAAAGGTCAAACAATTTAATTTTCCAGAAATTGTTATTGATCCTACAGTTACTTTTTATCAGGGATTATGGTGGATGTTTTATACATCTGCTGATTCAGGATATAGTCGTCAGGGTAATCTATCTGTTGCTTATACAGATGATTTGATGGGCAGTTGGTCTTTACATCCGTCAAATCCTGTCAGAATTACACCTTTTAGTGCACGCCCTGGTGGAAACGCCGTGGTAACGAAGAAAGGTATTATTTTACCGACCCAAAACTGTACTAGAACTTATGGGGGAAGTTTATCATTTTTGCAGATAACTACATTAACGCCTAATTCTTTTGAAGCTCATGTTGTTGGTAGTTTGAAAACAAATACTATCTTTGATTCATATAGAAATGGCATACACACGTTAAGTGCGGCAGGCGACTATACATTGATTGATGCAAAGCAAATAATTAAAAGGCCGTTTCATCGTTTAATTACGGATAGTAACTATTATGTTAAACGCTGTATTAAAAGTCCAGTTTTTTAA
- the mltG gene encoding endolytic transglycosylase MltG: MRKLILFIGALFIAFFILFVFGKSIYSRPGPLTEAKNIFIPKGNTDVVLHRLQQDHVIPDDWIYTVVFKGAVALTRQSGALHSAEFAFPRQASIQQVLSILRHAKPVQHGLTIPEGLTAYQIASLINQAPFLTGHIDVPTEGSVLPQTYAYEWGYPRDKLLLRTQEAMKKALHSVWEKRQQIPEIKTPDDLLSLASIVEKETAIPRERPMVARVFINRLKSGMKLQSDPTIIYALTKGKGNLDRSLTRQDWLIADPYNTYWTNALPPTPICSPGIASLEAVAHPVDGNMLYFVANGTGGHSFSASLKEHNHNVMIQKEKK; encoded by the coding sequence GTGCGTAAGTTAATTTTATTTATTGGCGCGTTATTTATTGCTTTTTTTATATTGTTTGTTTTTGGAAAAAGTATTTATTCGCGTCCAGGTCCCCTAACAGAAGCAAAAAATATCTTTATACCAAAGGGTAATACAGATGTTGTTTTACACCGTTTACAGCAAGATCATGTTATCCCTGATGATTGGATATACACGGTCGTTTTTAAAGGTGCAGTGGCCTTAACACGTCAGTCTGGTGCTTTGCATTCTGCTGAATTTGCGTTTCCCAGACAGGCTTCGATACAACAAGTTTTATCAATCTTACGGCATGCAAAACCTGTTCAGCATGGATTGACAATTCCAGAAGGTCTAACTGCGTATCAAATTGCGTCTTTGATTAATCAAGCACCATTCTTGACAGGACATATTGATGTTCCCACAGAGGGTAGTGTTTTGCCCCAAACTTATGCGTATGAATGGGGATACCCGCGTGATAAATTGCTGCTTCGCACCCAAGAAGCAATGAAAAAAGCATTGCATAGTGTTTGGGAGAAACGCCAGCAGATTCCAGAAATAAAGACACCTGATGATTTATTGTCTTTGGCCTCTATTGTTGAAAAAGAAACGGCTATCCCCAGAGAACGTCCAATGGTTGCACGTGTTTTTATCAATCGCTTGAAATCTGGTATGAAATTGCAATCAGACCCAACGATTATCTATGCGTTAACGAAAGGTAAAGGGAATTTAGATCGTTCGCTAACACGCCAAGATTGGTTAATCGCTGATCCATATAATACTTATTGGACAAATGCTTTGCCTCCAACCCCTATTTGCTCACCAGGAATAGCTTCATTGGAAGCCGTTGCGCATCCTGTTGATGGAAATATGCTTTATTTTGTTGCAAATGGAACTGGTGGCCACAGCTTTTCTGCCTCTTTAAAAGAGCATAATCATAATGTTATGATACAAAAGGAAAAAAAATAG
- a CDS encoding putative quinol monooxygenase, with product MSQELRLVAVLDLKPNSWEHVKNAVKECVKQSRLEAGNFFYSAHFEENNQNRVVFIEHWMSREAIETHSQTAHFKQLVQIIGPYLEQPMQLLTLAEIQEIGE from the coding sequence GTGTCACAAGAGTTAAGATTAGTAGCAGTTTTAGATTTAAAACCTAATTCATGGGAACATGTTAAAAATGCTGTAAAGGAATGCGTCAAGCAATCCAGGTTGGAGGCTGGAAATTTTTTTTATTCTGCTCATTTCGAAGAAAATAATCAAAACCGTGTTGTTTTTATAGAGCATTGGATGAGTCGTGAAGCTATTGAGACGCACAGTCAGACAGCACATTTCAAACAACTTGTGCAAATTATTGGACCATATTTAGAACAGCCAATGCAACTATTAACATTGGCTGAGATTCAAGAGATTGGGGAATAA
- a CDS encoding lipid-binding SYLF domain-containing protein encodes MNIRKNFKYISLLAIPLFCLKGINTAQAKTNVEQSLVDHATLAVQDIYSNVSTDSKLYKRLKDARAVMICPDVTRISMVFGGSGGSCVLLSRDAQGSWSSPAFYKMSSGSFGLQLGVENSKIMLFIMNEKSLRSLLDSQFTMGASASATAATANSNADSGMSDIYTIQKNSGLFAGVSLKGSKLKVNSKSNHNYYNETVGPEDIVIAMRVNNSNADPLRRMLIKLTNNASTAPTKTKKSQTKTSNDNDADTGAIQLAPSEYSGNIKSENLPPPPTKKY; translated from the coding sequence ATGAATATACGTAAAAATTTTAAATATATCTCACTTTTAGCGATTCCTCTTTTTTGTCTAAAAGGGATAAATACAGCACAAGCCAAAACCAACGTTGAACAGTCTTTGGTTGACCACGCAACTTTGGCTGTGCAAGATATTTATTCCAACGTATCAACGGATAGCAAATTATATAAACGTCTTAAAGATGCCAGAGCCGTAATGATCTGCCCTGACGTGACACGAATTTCGATGGTTTTCGGCGGATCAGGGGGCAGTTGTGTATTATTATCTCGCGATGCCCAAGGCTCATGGTCCAGTCCAGCCTTTTATAAGATGTCTAGTGGTTCATTTGGACTACAGCTAGGCGTTGAAAACTCAAAAATCATGCTGTTTATTATGAATGAAAAGAGCTTGCGCTCACTTTTAGATAGCCAATTTACCATGGGGGCCAGTGCTTCTGCAACTGCTGCTACAGCCAACAGTAACGCGGACAGTGGAATGTCTGATATATATACGATTCAGAAAAATTCTGGATTATTCGCTGGTGTTTCTCTTAAAGGGTCGAAACTAAAAGTTAACAGTAAATCTAATCATAATTATTATAACGAAACCGTTGGTCCAGAAGATATCGTTATTGCGATGAGGGTGAATAACTCGAATGCTGATCCATTACGTAGAATGTTAATTAAGCTTACCAATAATGCGTCAACAGCACCCACAAAGACAAAAAAATCACAGACAAAAACGTCAAATGATAACGATGCAGATACAGGTGCTATTCAATTAGCCCCTAGTGAATATTCTGGTAATATTAAATCAGAGAATTTACCCCCACCCCCTACAAAAAAATACTAA
- a CDS encoding glycosyltransferase: MRIAYIINSLEGGGAAFPVPAILSLMRSYGAEVKVFALLRKDGKALLPLQQANIPVSIREGGLKDHLPALTWLNQQIQNYRPTHLWTSLTRATLLGQLVGKHRRLPVTSWQHAAYLKPWNLRLLKATKNLSQLWIGDSQRITALTKQRLGIPDEKIITWPIFKALPYTKSARPWQAAETIKVASMGRLHPVKGYDVLIQAVRCLQQKPSIPPYKIFVYGEGAEHNDLQALIEQYRLQNYIELVGFTNDVNETLSNHHLYVQPSRSEGFCVAAHEAMQAGLPVIASAVGELPFSIQNNQTGLIVPPNDPQALAEALYSLLSIPNQLYTMGQTARDKVLNDFSTQHFETIGRNIFDQMNSFTKTYY, from the coding sequence ATGCGTATTGCATACATTATTAACTCACTAGAAGGTGGCGGTGCAGCGTTCCCTGTGCCTGCCATTTTATCATTGATGCGATCTTATGGTGCGGAAGTTAAAGTTTTTGCACTTCTGCGTAAAGACGGAAAAGCTTTATTACCTCTCCAACAAGCAAACATTCCTGTTAGCATCAGAGAGGGAGGTTTAAAAGATCATTTACCGGCTTTGACATGGTTGAATCAACAAATACAAAATTATAGACCCACTCATTTATGGACTTCCCTTACACGCGCAACATTGTTGGGGCAATTAGTTGGAAAGCATCGTCGACTGCCTGTAACCAGTTGGCAGCATGCAGCATATTTGAAACCATGGAATCTACGTTTGTTAAAAGCAACAAAGAATCTTTCTCAACTATGGATTGGGGACTCTCAACGCATTACCGCATTAACTAAACAACGATTGGGTATTCCTGACGAGAAAATCATCACCTGGCCTATTTTTAAAGCACTTCCCTACACAAAATCTGCGAGGCCTTGGCAGGCAGCAGAAACAATTAAAGTTGCCTCTATGGGGCGCTTACATCCAGTCAAAGGATACGATGTATTAATTCAAGCGGTACGTTGTCTGCAACAAAAACCCTCTATTCCACCTTATAAAATCTTCGTATACGGAGAAGGTGCAGAACACAACGACCTGCAAGCACTAATCGAACAATATCGTTTACAAAACTATATCGAGTTGGTCGGCTTCACCAACGATGTGAACGAAACTTTATCTAACCATCATCTTTATGTACAACCGTCTCGATCTGAAGGCTTTTGCGTTGCCGCCCATGAAGCTATGCAGGCTGGACTGCCCGTCATAGCAAGTGCCGTTGGGGAGCTGCCTTTTTCTATTCAAAATAACCAAACAGGGTTAATTGTCCCTCCTAATGACCCCCAAGCTCTGGCAGAGGCTTTGTATAGCTTACTATCTATTCCAAACCAACTATATACCATGGGGCAAACAGCACGTGATAAAGTCCTAAACGACTTTTCCACTCAGCATTTTGAAACTATAGGGCGAAACATTTTTGATCAAATGAACAGTTTTACTAAAACCTATTATTAA
- a CDS encoding inositol monophosphatase family protein has translation MSDALSRRFEAAQTIVQKAADMALAMRPAPGGPQGSLKHAQDWLTETDGKVESFISQEMKALFPDDGFQGEEEGQTRTGSLKWVVDPIDGTANYARGRNRWCVSLGLMDGDTPVLGVVAAPCVQEFYTARLNHGAFMNGKPIHASPVKDPKISMIELGWSHVSKREEFLKHADAILKTGAMIRTIGSGTMSLVDVASGRSDGHFEMAINLWDVAAALVLLKEAGAYTSSFLKDGGLHQPTPVLTAAPGIADLLSKTVNIPLEAP, from the coding sequence ATGTCAGATGCCCTTTCCCGCCGATTCGAAGCAGCACAAACCATCGTACAAAAAGCAGCGGATATGGCTCTGGCCATGCGTCCTGCCCCTGGTGGCCCCCAGGGTTCCTTAAAACATGCACAAGATTGGCTAACCGAAACAGATGGTAAAGTTGAGTCCTTTATTTCTCAAGAAATGAAAGCTCTTTTTCCAGATGATGGTTTCCAAGGTGAAGAAGAGGGGCAAACACGCACAGGCTCTTTGAAATGGGTTGTCGACCCTATTGATGGTACTGCAAATTATGCTCGTGGGCGCAACAGATGGTGTGTATCTTTGGGGTTAATGGATGGTGATACCCCAGTATTAGGTGTTGTTGCAGCCCCTTGTGTACAAGAATTTTATACTGCGCGCTTAAACCACGGGGCATTTATGAACGGCAAACCCATTCATGCTTCTCCAGTGAAAGATCCCAAGATCTCAATGATTGAACTGGGTTGGAGCCATGTTAGTAAAAGAGAAGAGTTTTTAAAACACGCAGATGCGATTCTGAAAACAGGAGCTATGATTCGCACAATAGGGTCAGGAACTATGTCATTGGTCGACGTTGCCAGTGGCAGATCGGATGGTCATTTCGAAATGGCGATTAATCTATGGGATGTTGCTGCGGCACTTGTTTTGTTAAAAGAGGCTGGGGCTTACACTTCTTCATTTTTAAAAGATGGAGGCCTGCACCAGCCAACCCCTGTTTTAACTGCGGCACCAGGGATTGCAGATTTATTATCAAAAACTGTTAATATCCCTCTAGAAGCACCATAA